A genome region from Accipiter gentilis chromosome 13, bAccGen1.1, whole genome shotgun sequence includes the following:
- the TPT1 gene encoding translationally-controlled tumor protein: MIIYRDCISQDEMFSDIYKIREVANGLCLEVEGKMVTRTEGQIDDSLIGGNASAEGPEGDGTEATVITGVDIVINHHLQETSFTKESYKKYIKDYMKAIKARLEEHKPERVKPFMTGAAEQIKHILANFKNYQFFVGENMNPDGMVALLDFREDGVTPYMIFFKDGLEIEKC; the protein is encoded by the exons ATGATCATCTACCGGGACTGCATCAGCC AGGATGAGATGTTTTCCGACATCTACAAGATCCGGGAAGTGGCGAACGGCCTGTGCCTGGAAGTGGAGGGGAAG ATGGTCACCAGGACAGAGGGTCAAATTGATGACTCTCTAATTGGTGGCAATGCCTCTGCTGAAGGTCCTGAGGGAGATGGAACAGAAGCCACGGTCATAACTGGTGTTGATATAGTAATAAACCACCACCTTCAGGAAACCAGCTTTACAAAAGAATCCTACAAGAAGTACATCAAGGACTACATGAAAGC aatcaAAGCCAGACTTGAGGAACACAAGCCAGAGAGAGTAAAGCCTTTCATGACGGGGGCTGCAGAACAAATCAAACACATCCTTGCTAACTTCAAAAACTACCAG TTCTTTGTAGGAGAGAACATGAATCCAGATGGTATGGTGGCTCTCCTGGATTTCCGTGAGGATGGTGTGACCCCATATATGATTTTCTTTAAGGATGGCTTAGAAATTGAGAAATGT TAA